A region from the Paenibacillus humicola genome encodes:
- a CDS encoding SDR family oxidoreductase: MSTLKGKIALVTGASRGMGRAIALRLAQDGALVAVHYGSNRDAAKETVRRIELQGGSAFAIGADFNIAGSIEMLFEALDAELQERTDGNRFDILVNNAGTALISSIENTTETDYDQMMAVNMKTPFFLIQQALPRLKEDGRIINTSSAVTRIAIPDILAYSMSKGAINTLTQTLAKQLGQRGITVNAICPAFVETDMNAGMLQNTEARQFGADFSIFGRWGQPIDIANIAAFLASSDGSWVTGQCIDASGGSHL, encoded by the coding sequence ATGAGCACATTGAAAGGCAAAATCGCATTGGTAACGGGAGCTAGCCGGGGGATGGGACGCGCCATTGCGCTGCGGCTGGCGCAGGATGGCGCACTGGTCGCTGTCCATTACGGCAGCAATCGGGACGCCGCGAAAGAAACAGTTCGCCGTATCGAGCTGCAAGGGGGATCGGCATTTGCTATCGGTGCAGATTTTAACATTGCGGGCAGCATCGAAATGCTGTTTGAAGCGCTCGATGCCGAGCTTCAAGAGCGCACTGACGGGAACCGTTTCGACATCCTTGTAAACAATGCGGGGACTGCTTTGATATCGTCCATCGAAAATACAACGGAAACCGATTACGATCAAATGATGGCGGTCAATATGAAAACGCCGTTCTTCCTCATTCAACAAGCGTTGCCTCGGCTCAAAGAAGACGGACGCATCATTAACACATCCTCCGCTGTAACCCGGATTGCCATTCCAGATATTCTCGCCTACAGCATGTCCAAGGGAGCGATCAACACACTAACGCAAACTTTAGCAAAACAGCTGGGCCAGCGCGGGATCACGGTCAATGCGATTTGTCCGGCATTTGTGGAAACCGACATGAATGCAGGGATGTTGCAAAATACAGAGGCGAGGCAGTTCGGTGCCGACTTCTCCATTTTCGGTAGGTGGGGGCAGCCTATAGACATCGCGAATATTGCAGCATTCCTTGCCTCGTCGGATGGCAGCTGGGTAACAGGCCAGTGCATCGACGCCAGCGGCGGCTCACATTTGTAA